One Cervus canadensis isolate Bull #8, Minnesota chromosome 12, ASM1932006v1, whole genome shotgun sequence DNA window includes the following coding sequences:
- the LOC122450957 gene encoding translation initiation factor IF-2-like, with the protein MNITHSAPSIQPLIDSGRTGNRTPITTVTRARYKSEPLSGCSGDAGDRALPPGRKRGPRGQVVGGFQEPEAAWRVAAQVTAERARGERENECRALRGPPRGLGTSLVGSRSPSVQRFQVRDPEGRPQPLRGLRGGSLAPPGRASPRALPGPQAPRGQGLGAEGGREGPGKTTQIALQWARPLEEPVPPSRLPAGRSPRAVPRRTALRGAGPGAGSPRGGGWGWGTTGPPHTHTGRETVAEKVLQLLKESCPARPLRPLLSGSEEIDSEDLERS; encoded by the exons ATGAA TATTACTCATTCGGCTCCAAGTATCCAGCCCTTGATTGATAGTGGGAGAACCGGTAACCGTACCCCAATCACTACAGTAACCCGCGCCAGGTACAAATCTGAGCCCCTTTCAGGATGCTCCGGGGACGCTGGAGATAGGGCTTTGCCGCCCGGGAGGAAGCGCGGACCGAGAGGGCAGGTGGTGGGAGGGTTTCAGGAGCCCGAGGCCGCGTGGAGAGTCGCCGCGCAGGTAACCGCAGAGCGCGCCCGGGGAGAGCGGGAGAATGAATGCCGGGCCCTCCGGGGGCCCCCGAGGGGGCTGGGTACCAGCCTTGTCGGCAGCCGGAGCCCCAGCGTCCAGCGCTTTCAGGTGCGGGATCCGGAAGGGCGCCCACAGCCCCTTCGCGGGCTCCGCGGCGGCAGCCTCGCCCCACCGGGCCGCGCGTCCCCGCGCGCTCTCCCAGGCCCGCAGGCGCCGCGGGGGCAGGGACTGGGCGCGGAAGGCGGCAGGGAGGGACCTGGAAAAACCACCCAGATTGCATTGCAGTGGGCGAGGCCGCTGGAGGAGCCGGTTCCGCCGAGCCGCCTGCCCGCGGGGCGTTCTCCGCGCGCGGTTCCCAGGCGCACGGCCCTGCGGGGCGCGGGGCCTGGTGCGGGGTCCCCGCGCGGCggcggctgggggtggggaacaaccggtcctccccacacacacaccggGCGGGAGACTGTTGCTGAGAAAGTGTTACAACTGCTCAAGGAGTCCTGCCCCGCCCGTCCTTTGAGGCCTTTGCTGTCGGGGTCTGAGGA AATTGATTCCGAGGACTTGGAGCGGAGCTAG